The Streptomyces achromogenes genome window below encodes:
- the rpsA gene encoding 30S ribosomal protein S1, with amino-acid sequence MTSSTETTATTPQVAVNDIGNEEAFLAAIDETIKYFNDGDIVDGVIVKVDRDEVLLDIGYKTEGVIPSRELSIKHDVDPNEVVAVGDEIEALVLQKEDKEGRLILSKKRAQYERAWGTIEKIKEEDGIVTGTVIEVVKGGLILDIGLRGFLPASLVEMRRVRDLQPYVGKELEAKIIELDKNRNNVVLSRRAWLEQTQSEVRQTFLTTLQKGQVRSGVVSSIVNFGAFVDLGGVDGLVHVSELSWKHIDHPSEVVEVGQEVTVEVLDVDMDRERVSLSLKATQEDPWQQFARTHQIGQVVPGKVTKLVPFGAFVRVDEGIEGLVHISELAERHVEIPEQVVQVNDEIFVKVIDIDLERRRISLSLKQANESFGSDPASVEFDPTLYGMAASYDDQGNYIYPEGFDPETNDWLEGFESQREVWENQYAEAQTRFEQHQAQVIKSREADEKAAAEGGDTAGAAPAASSGGGGSYSSEGADTSGALASDEALAALREKLAGGQS; translated from the coding sequence ATGACGAGCAGCACCGAGACCACCGCCACCACCCCGCAGGTTGCGGTCAACGACATCGGTAACGAGGAAGCCTTCCTCGCCGCGATCGACGAGACGATCAAGTACTTCAACGACGGCGACATCGTCGACGGCGTCATCGTGAAGGTCGACCGGGACGAGGTCCTGCTCGACATCGGTTACAAGACCGAAGGTGTCATCCCGAGCCGCGAACTCTCGATCAAGCACGACGTCGACCCCAACGAGGTCGTCGCCGTCGGTGACGAGATCGAAGCCCTTGTTCTCCAGAAGGAGGACAAGGAAGGCCGCCTGATCCTCTCGAAGAAGCGCGCCCAGTACGAGCGCGCCTGGGGCACGATCGAGAAGATCAAGGAAGAGGACGGCATCGTCACCGGCACCGTCATCGAGGTCGTCAAGGGTGGTCTCATCCTCGACATCGGCCTCCGTGGCTTCCTGCCGGCCTCCCTCGTCGAGATGCGCCGCGTCCGCGACCTCCAGCCCTACGTGGGCAAGGAGCTCGAGGCCAAGATCATCGAGCTGGACAAGAACCGCAACAACGTGGTCCTGTCCCGCCGCGCCTGGCTGGAGCAGACCCAGTCCGAGGTGCGCCAGACGTTCCTCACGACCCTCCAGAAGGGTCAGGTCCGCTCCGGCGTCGTCTCCTCGATCGTCAACTTCGGTGCCTTCGTGGACCTGGGTGGCGTCGACGGTCTGGTCCACGTCTCCGAGCTGTCCTGGAAGCACATCGACCACCCCTCCGAGGTCGTCGAGGTCGGCCAGGAGGTCACGGTCGAGGTCCTCGACGTCGACATGGACCGCGAGCGCGTCTCCCTGTCGCTGAAGGCGACCCAGGAAGACCCGTGGCAGCAGTTCGCCCGCACCCACCAGATCGGCCAGGTCGTGCCCGGCAAGGTCACGAAGCTGGTTCCGTTCGGTGCGTTCGTCCGCGTGGACGAGGGCATCGAGGGTCTGGTCCACATCTCCGAGCTGGCCGAGCGCCACGTGGAGATCCCGGAGCAGGTCGTCCAGGTCAACGACGAGATCTTCGTCAAGGTCATCGACATCGACCTCGAGCGTCGTCGGATCTCGCTGTCGCTGAAGCAGGCCAACGAGTCCTTCGGCTCCGACCCGGCCTCGGTCGAGTTCGACCCGACGCTCTACGGCATGGCCGCGTCGTACGACGACCAGGGCAACTACATCTACCCCGAGGGCTTCGACCCCGAGACCAACGACTGGCTCGAGGGCTTCGAGTCGCAGCGTGAGGTCTGGGAGAACCAGTACGCCGAGGCGCAGACGCGCTTCGAGCAGCACCAGGCTCAGGTCATCAAGTCCCGCGAGGCGGACGAGAAGGCCGCTGCCGAGGGCGGCGACACGGCGGGTGCGGCTCCGGCCGCGTCCAGCGGTGGCGGCGGCTCCTACTCCTCCGAGGGTGCCGACACGTCCGGCGCGCTGGCCTCGGACGAGGCGCTCGCCGCGCTGCGCGAGAAGCTGGCCGGCGGCCAGAGCTGA
- a CDS encoding PAC2 family protein, with product MLDPQSLYAWEPKGLAVVDMALAQESAGLVMLYHFDGYIDAGETGDQIVERLLDSLPHQLVARFDHDRLVDYRARRPLLTFKRDRWSEYEEPAIEVRLLQDTTGAPFLLLSGPEPDVEWERFAAAVQQIIERLGVRLSVNFHGIPMGVPHTRPVGLTPHGNRTDLMPGHRSPFDEAQVPGSAEALVEYRLMEAGHDILGVAAHVPHYIARSAYPDAALTVLEAITAATGLVLPAVAHALRTDAHRTQTEIDRQIQEGDEELTSLVQGLEHQYDAAAGAETRGNMLAEPVDIPSADEIGLEFERFLAEREGEG from the coding sequence GTGCTTGATCCGCAGAGTCTGTACGCATGGGAGCCGAAGGGCCTGGCAGTCGTCGACATGGCGCTGGCCCAGGAGTCGGCCGGACTTGTCATGCTCTACCACTTCGACGGATACATCGACGCGGGCGAGACCGGCGACCAGATCGTCGAGCGGCTGCTCGACTCGCTGCCCCACCAACTCGTCGCCCGCTTCGACCACGACCGGCTCGTCGACTACCGCGCCCGCCGCCCGCTGCTCACCTTCAAACGCGACCGGTGGAGCGAGTACGAGGAACCGGCCATCGAGGTACGGCTCCTCCAGGACACCACCGGCGCGCCCTTCCTCCTGCTGTCGGGCCCCGAGCCGGACGTCGAGTGGGAGCGCTTCGCCGCCGCCGTACAGCAGATCATCGAACGGCTCGGCGTCCGCCTGTCCGTCAACTTCCACGGCATTCCCATGGGCGTACCGCACACGCGACCCGTGGGCCTCACCCCGCACGGCAACCGCACCGACCTCATGCCCGGCCACCGCAGCCCCTTCGACGAGGCCCAGGTCCCCGGCAGCGCCGAGGCGCTCGTCGAGTACCGCCTGATGGAAGCCGGCCACGACATCCTGGGCGTCGCCGCGCACGTGCCGCACTACATCGCCCGCTCCGCGTACCCCGACGCCGCCCTGACGGTCCTCGAGGCGATCACCGCGGCGACCGGACTGGTCCTGCCCGCCGTCGCCCACGCCCTGCGCACGGACGCACACCGCACGCAGACCGAGATCGACCGCCAGATCCAGGAAGGCGACGAGGAGCTGACCTCACTCGTCCAGGGCCTCGAGCACCAGTACGACGCCGCCGCCGGCGCCGAGACCCGCGGCAACATGCTCGCCGAGCCGGTCGACATCCCGTCCGCCGACGAGATCGGGCTGGAATTCGAACGCTTCCTCGCGGAACGCGAGGGCGAGGGCTGA